One part of the Aspergillus luchuensis IFO 4308 DNA, chromosome 5, nearly complete sequence genome encodes these proteins:
- a CDS encoding clathrin heavy chain (BUSCO:EOG092602BZ;~COG:U;~EggNog:ENOG410PIM9;~InterPro:IPR016025,IPR016024,IPR011990,IPR016341, IPR022365,IPR000547;~PFAM:PF01394,PF13838,PF00637;~go_component: GO:0030130 - clathrin coat of trans-Golgi network vesicle [Evidence IEA];~go_component: GO:0030132 - clathrin coat of coated pit [Evidence IEA];~go_component: GO:0071439 - clathrin complex [Evidence IEA];~go_function: GO:0005198 - structural molecule activity [Evidence IEA];~go_function: GO:0005515 - protein binding [Evidence IEA];~go_function: GO:0032051 - clathrin light chain binding [Evidence IEA];~go_process: GO:0006886 - intracellular protein transport [Evidence IEA];~go_process: GO:0016192 - vesicle-mediated transport [Evidence IEA]) has translation MAPLPIKFTELLNLTNAEIAPASIGFNSCTLESDNFVCVRQKLTEEDKPQVIIINLKNNNEVIKRPINADSAIMHWNRNIIALKAQGRTIQIFDLTAKQKLKSSVMNEDVVYWKWFNEKCLGLVTESSVFHWDVFDPTQTNPQKVFDRLPNLSGCQIINYRVNDDEKWMVVVGISSQGGRVVGSMQLYSKDRGISQFIEGHAAAFASIRVEGSPLEHKLFTFAVRTQTGAKLQIAEIDHQEPNPRFQKKAVEVYFPQEAVNDFPVAMQVSRKYDIVYLVTKYGFIHLYDLETGTCIFMNRISSETIFTTAPDSDSAGLVGVNRKGQVLSVSVDENTIVQYLMENPAMSGLAVKLASKAGLPGADHLYQQQFDNLIAQGNYSEAAKIAANSPRGFLRTPETINRFKNAPQTGQGMSVILQYFGMLLDKGSLNKYESVELVRPVLQQNRKHLLEKWMRENKLEGSEELGDIVRPYDMNTALAIYLQANVPHKVIAGFAETGQFDKILSYSKQVGYQPDYTQLLQHIVRVNPEKGAEFATQLANEESGALIDLDRVVDVFLSQNMIQQATSFLLDALKDNKPEHGHLQTRLLEMNLVNAPQVADAILGNEIFTHYDRPRISQLCENAGLIQRALENTDDPVAIKRNIVRTDKLSPEWLMRYFGRLSVEQTLDCMDTMLQVNIRQNLQAVVQICTKFSDLLGPQQLISLLEKYRTAEGLYYYLGSIVNLSEDPEVHFKYIEAATAMGQITEVERICRESNYYNPDKVKNFLKEAKLTEQLPLIIVCDRFNFIHDLVLYLYQNQQYKSIEVYVQRVNPSRAPAVIGGLLDVDCEESIIKNLLSTVDPSVIPIDELVSEVESRNRLKLLLPFLEATLATGNQQQAVYNALAKIYIDSNNNPEKFLKENDLYDTLTVGKYCEKRDPNLAYIAYRKGQNDLELINITNENAMYRAQARYLVERADSEIWSFVLSENNMHRRSLVDQVIATAVPESTEPDKVSIAVKAFLEADLPGELIELLEKIILEPSPFSDNGSLQNLLMLTAAKADKGRLMDYIHQLNEFSPDEIAEMCISVGLYEEAFEIYKKVNNFIAAVNVLVENIVSIDRAQEFAERVELPEVWSKVAKAQLDGLRVSDSIESYIRAGDPSNYNEVIETATHAGKDEDLVKYLKMARKTLREPAIDTGLAFCYARLDQLSELEDFLRTTNVADVEASGDKACEEGYHQAAKIFYTSISNWAKLATTLVHLEDYQAAVECARKANSVKVWKQVNEACVTKKEFRLAQICGLNLIVHAEELQDLVRQYERNGYFDELIAVLEAGLGLERAHMGMFTELGIALSKYHPDRVMEHLKLFWSRINIPKMIRACEDASLWPELVFLYCHYDEWDNAALAMMERAADAWEHHSFKDIIVKVANLEIYYRALNFYLQEQPLLLTDLLQVLTARIDVNRVVRIFQASDNIPLIKPFLLNVQTQNKRAVNDAINDLLIEEEDYKTLRDSVDNYDNFDAVALAQRLEKHDLIFFRQIAANIYRNNKRWEKSISLSKQDKLYKDAIETSAISGKSDVVEDLLRYFVDIGSRECYVGMLYACYDLIRPDVILELSWRHGLNDFTMPFMINFLCEQTRTIEMLKKDNEERKSREVTQKTEEDNTPILGGTRLMLTQGPAAPAPSPMAFGQANGITPQATGFRPF, from the exons ATGGCTCCTCTACCGATCAAGTTTACGGAGCTTCTTAAT CTCACGAATGCTGAAATTGCG CCGGCATCGATTGGATTCAACTCATGT ACCCTAGAATCAGACAACTTCGTGTGTGTCCGGCAAAAGCTCACCGAGGAGGACAAGCCGCAAGTTATCATCATTAACCTGAAGAACAACAATGAAGTCATCAAGCGCCCGATCAATGCGGATAGTGCTATCATGCACTGGAACCGTAACATCATTGCTCTCAAGGCCCAAGGGCGCACAATCCAGATCTTCGACCTGAcggcgaagcagaagctgaagTCGTCGGTCATGAATGAGGATGTTGTGTACTGGAAATGGTTCAATGAGAAGTGCCTGGGCTTGGTGACAGAGAGCTCTGTCTTCCACTGGGATGTCTTCGACCCTACCCAGACTAACCCTCAGAAGGTCTTTGATAGGCTTCCTAACCTCAGT GGTTGTCAAATTATCAACTACCGTGTTAATGATGACGAGAAGTGGATGGTGGTTGTCGGAATCAGCTCGCAGGGAGGCCGTGTGGTGGGATCAATGCAGTTGTATTCCAAAGACCGTGGGATCTCTCAGTTCATCGAGGGTCACGCAGCTGCTTTCGCCTCGATCCGTGTCGAGGGATCTCCCCTCGAACACAAGCTCTTTACCTTCGCTGTTCGAACACAGACCGGTGCTAAATTGCAAATCGCTGAAATTGACCACCAAGAGCCGAACCCGAGGTTCCAGAAGAAGGCCGTGGAGGTATACTTCCCCCAGGAGGCGGTGAATGATTTCCCAGTTGCTATGCAGGTTTCCAGGAAGTACGACATTGTGTATCTGGTCACCAAGTATGGCTTCATTCACCTCTACGACCTCGAGACCGGCACTTGCATCTTCATGAACCGTATCTCTAGCGAAACGATATTCACTACTGCTCCCGATTCCGATTCTGCTGGTCTGGTCGGCGTGAACCGCAAGGGTCAAGTTCTGTCTGTCAGTGTCGATGAGAATACTATCGTCCAGTACCTGATGGAGAACCCGGCCATGTCTGGTCTCGCAGTGAAGCTTGCTTCCAAGGCTGGACTTCCTGGTGCGGATCACCTgtaccagcagcagttcgACAACCTCATCGCACAAGGCAACTACTCTGAAGCCGCCAAGATTGCCGCGAACTCGCCCCGTGGCTTTTTGCGTACCCCGGAGACCATCAACCGCTTCAAGAATGCTCCCCAGACCGGACAGGGGATGTCCGTCATTCTCCAGTACTTCGGAATGCTTTTGGATAAGGGCTCTTTGAACAAATATGAGAGTGTTGAGCTTGTCCGTCCCGTTTTGCAACAGAACAGGAAGCACCTCCTTGAGAAGTGGATGCGCGAGAACAAGCTCGAAGGATCCGAGGAACTGGGTGATATTGTTCGGCCATACGATATGAACACTGCCCTGGCTATCTACTTGCAGGCCAACGTTCCTCACAAGGTTATCGCTGGATTTGCAGAGACGGGTCAGTTTGACAAGATTCTCAGCTATTCGAAACAGGTTGGATACCAGCCGGATTACACCCAGCTCCTGCAACACATCGTTCGTGTGAATCCGGAGAAAGGTGCTGAGTTTGCTACTCAGCTTGCCAACGAGGAGTCTGGTGCTCTCATCGACCTGGACCGCGTCGTAGATGTCTTCTTGTCCCAGAACATGATCCAGCAGGCCACTTCATTCCTACTGGATGCTCTGAAGGATAACAAGCCTGAACATGGTCACCTGCAGACACGCTTGCTCGAGATGAACCTTGTCAATGCCCCTCAGGTCGCCGATGCCATCCTTGGCAACGAAATCTTCACCCACTACGACCGCCCTCGTATTTCTCAGCTTTGCGAGAATGCAGGCCTCATCCAGCGTGCACTTGAGAACACCGACGACCCCGTGGCCATCAAGCGTAATATTGTTCGCACCGACAAGCTGAGCCCTGAGTGGTTGATGAGATATTTTGGTCGTCTCTCCGTTGAGCAGACTCTTGATTGCATGGACACAATGTTGCAGGTTAACATTCGCCAGAACTTGCAAGCGGTCGTTCAGATCTGCACCAAGTTCTCTGACTTGTTGGGGCCCCAGCAACTAATCAGCCTGCTCGAGAAGTACCGCACTGCTGAAGGTCTCTACTATTACCTTGGCAGCATTGTCAACCTTAGCGAAGACCCTGAGGTCCACTTCAAGTACATTGAGgccgccaccgccatggGCCAGATCACTGAAGTTGAACGGATTTGCCGTGAGAGCAACTACTACAATCCGGATAAGGTCAAGAACTTCCTCAAGGAGGCCAAGCTGACAGAGCAACTGCCGCTGATCATCGTGTGTGACCGTTTCAACTTCATTCATGATTTGGTCCTTTATCTGTACCAGAACCAACAGTACAAGTCCATCGAGGTGTACGTACAGCGTGTCAACCCATCGCGTGCTCCCGCTGTCATTGGTGGCCTGCTAGACGTCGATTGCGAAGAGAGCATCATCAAGAATCTCCTCTCTACTGTTGATCCATCGGTGATCCCTATTGATGAACTCGTTTCAGAGGTCGAGAGCAGAAACAGGCTCAAGTTGCTGTTGCCCTTCCTTGAAGCTACTCTTGCTACGGGTAACCAGCAGCAGGCCGTCTACAACGCTCTCGCGAAGATCTATATTGAtagcaacaacaaccccgagAAGTTCCTCAAGGAGAACGATCTCTACGACACTCTCACCGTTGGAAAGTACTGCGAGAAGCGTGACCCGAACCTGGCATACATTGCCTACCGGAAGGGACAGAATGATCTCGAACtgatcaacatcaccaatgAGAACGCTATGTACCGTGCCCAGGCACGCTACCTCGTGGAGAGAGCCGATTCGGAGATCTGGTCCTTCGTTCTCAGCGAGAACAACATGCATCGGCGTTCACTTGTCGACCAGGTCATTGCGACCGCCGTGCCTGAGTCGACTGAGCCCGACAAAGTGTCCATCGCTGTTAAGGCATTCCTCGAAGCTGATCTCCCCGGCGAGCTGATCGAGTTGCTAGAGAAGATTATTCTCGAGCCCTCTCCTTTCAGCGACAACGGCAGTCTGCAGAACTTGCTCATGCTCACAGCTGCCAAGGCTGATAAGGGACGCTTGATGGATTACATCCATCAGCTCAACGAGTTTAGCCCCGATGAAATCGCCGAGATGTGCATTTCGGTCGGTCTTTACGAGGAGGCTTTTGAGATCTACAAGAAGGTGAACAACTTCATTGCTGCCGTCAATGTCTTGGTTGAGAACATTGTTAGCATTGACCGCGCGCAAGAATTTGCGGAGCGTGTCGAGCTACCGGAGGTGTGGAGCAAGGTTGCCAAGGCTCAGCTGGATGGTCTTCGGGTGTCCGACTCCATCGAGTCCTATATCCGTGCTGGCGATCCCTCGAACTACAACGAGGTTATCGAAACGGCTACGCATGCTGGCAAGGATGAAGATCTCGTCAAGTATCTCAAGATGGCCCGTAAGACCTTGCGTGAGCCTGCCATTGACACGGGTCTTGCTTTCTGTTACGCTCGTCTTGATCAGCTTTCGGAGCTCGAGGATTTCTTGCGGACGACCAACGTTGCAGATGTCGAGGCTTCCGGTGACAAGGCTTGTGAGGAGGGTTACCACCAGGCTGCCAAGATTTTCTACACCAGCATCTCCAACTGGGCCAAATTGGCAACAACCTTGGTGCACCTGGAAGATTACCAGGCAGCCGTGGAATGCGCACGCAAAGCCAACAGTGTCAAGGTTTGGAAGCAGGTCAACGAAGCTTGTGTTACCAAGAAGGAGTTCCGCCTTGCCCAAATTTGCGGTCTCAACCTGATCGTCCACGCGGAAGAGCTTCAGGATCTTGTGCGCCAGTATGAGCGCAATGGCTACTTTGACGAGCTCATTGCGGTTCTGGAGGCTGGCCTGGGTCTGGAACGGGCGCACATGGGCATGTTCACCGAATTGGGCATTGCCCTCTCTAAGTACCACCCCGACCGGGTGATGGAACATCTCAAGCTCTTCTGGTCTCGCATTAACATCCCTAAGATGATTCGGGCCTGCGAGGACGCAAGTCTCTGGCCGGAGCTGGTCTTCTTGTACTGCCACTATGATGAGTGGGATAACGCTGCATTGGCAATGATGGAGCGTGCTGCCGATGCCTGGGAGCACCACTCGTTCAAGGACATCATCGTCAAGGTGGCCAACCTGGAGATCTACTACCGTGCGCTCAACTTCTATCTGCAAGAACAACCTTTGCTCCTCACCGACTTGCTACAGGTGCTCACTGCCCGGATTGACGTCAACCGTGTCGTGCGGATTTTCCAGGCTTCGGACAACATTCCTCTGATCAAGCCGTTCCTGCTCAATGTCCAAACCCAGAACAAGAGGGCCGTAAACGATGCCATCAACGACTTGttgattgaggaggaggattacAAGACTCTCCGTGACTCGGTCGATAACTACGACAACTTCGATGCCGTGGCACTCGCCCAGCGGTTGGAGAAGCATGATctgatcttcttccgccaGATCGCAGCTAACATTTACCGTAACAACAAGCGCTGGGAGAAGTCGATCTCCTTGTCCAAGCAAGACAAGCTTTACAAGGATGCCATCGAGACTTCCGCCATCTCCGGCAAGTCGGATGTTGTCGAGGATCTTCTTCGCTAC TTTGTCGATATTGGCAGCCGCGAATGCTACGTTGGCATGCTGTATGCCTGCTACGACCTCATCCGGCCCGACGTTATTCTCGAGCTTTCGTGGCGCCATGGTCTTAACGACTTCACCATGCCCTTCATGATCAATTTCTTGTGCGAGCAGACGCGCACGATTGAGATGTTGAAGAAAGACAACGAAGAACGCAAGTCGCGCGAAGTGACtcagaagacggaggaggacAACACCCCGATTCTGGGCGGCACGCGGTTGATGTTGACCCAGGGCCCGGCAGCGCCGGCGCCAAGCCCCATGGCGTTTGGACAGGCCAACGGAATCACACCGCAGGCTACCGGTTTCCGCCCTTTCTAG
- a CDS encoding pyruvate carboxylase (COG:C;~EggNog:ENOG410Q5AY;~InterPro:IPR003379,IPR011054,IPR011053,IPR005479, IPR013785,IPR001882,IPR000089,IPR000891,IPR005930, IPR011761,IPR016185,IPR011764,IPR005482,IPR005481;~PFAM:PF00682,PF02436,PF13533,PF02222,PF00364, PF02785,PF02786,PF00289,PF07478;~go_function: GO:0003824 - catalytic activity [Evidence IEA];~go_function: GO:0004736 - pyruvate carboxylase activity [Evidence IEA];~go_function: GO:0005524 - ATP binding [Evidence IEA];~go_function: GO:0009374 - biotin binding [Evidence IEA];~go_function: GO:0046872 - metal ion binding [Evidence IEA];~go_process: GO:0006090 - pyruvate metabolic process [Evidence IEA];~go_process: GO:0006094 - gluconeogenesis [Evidence IEA]), whose product MAAPRQPEEAVDDTEFIDDHHDQHRDSVHTRLRANSAIMQFQKILVANRGEIPIRIFRTAHELSLQTVAVYSHEDRLSMHRQKADEAYMIGKRGQYTPVGAYLAIDEIVKIALEHGVHLIHPGYGFLSENAEFARKVEQNGMVFVGPTPQTIESLGDKVSARQLAIRCDVPVVPGTPGPVERYEEVKAFTDTYGFPIIIKAAFGGGGRGMRVVRDQAELRDSFERATSEARSAFGNGTVFVERFLDRPKHIEVQLLGDNHGNVVHLFERDCSVQRRHQKVVEIAPAKDLPADVRDRILADAVKLAKSVNYRNAGTAEFLVDQQNRYYFIEINPRIQVEHTITEEITGIDIVAAQIQIAAGATLEQLGLTQDRISTRGFAIQCRITTEDPSKGFSPDTGKIEVYRSAGGNGVRLDGGNGFAGAIITPHYDSMLVKCTCRGSTYEIARRKVVRALVEFRIRGVKTNIPFLTSLLSHPVFVDGTCWTTFIDDTPELFALVGSQNRAQKLLAYLGDVAVNGSSIKGQIGEPKLKGDIIKPILHDAAGKPLDVSVPATKGWKQILDSEGPEAFARAVRANKGCLIMDTTWRDAHQSLLATRVRTIDLLNIAHETSHALANAYSLECWGGATFDVAMRFLYEDPWDRLRKLRKAVPNIPFQMLLRGANGVAYSSLPDNAIYHFCKQAKKCGVDIFRVFDALNDVDQLEVGIKAVHAAEGVVEATICYSGDMLNPSKKYNLPYYLDLVDKVVQFKPHVLGIKDMAGVLKPQAARLLIGSIRERYPDLPIHVHTHDSAGTGVASMIACAQAGADAVDAATDSLSGMTSQPSIGAILASLEGTEHDPGLNSSQVRALDTYWAQLRLLYSPFEAGLTGPDPEVYEHEIPGGQLTNLIFQASQLGLGQQWAETKKAYESANDLLGDVVKVTPTSKVVGDLAQFMVSNKLTAEDVIARAGELDFPGSVLEFLEGLMGQPYGGFPEPLRSRALRDRRKLDKRPGLYLEPLDLAKIKAQIRENYGAATEYDVASYAMYPKVFEDYKKFVAKFGDLSVLPTRYFLAKPEIGEEFHVELEKGKVLILKLLAIGPLSEQTGQREVFYEVNGEVRQVSVDDKKASVENTARPKAELGDSSQVGAPMSGVVVEIRVHDGLEVKKGDPIAVLSAMKMEMVISAPHSGKVSSLLVKEGDSVDGQDLVCKIVKA is encoded by the exons ATGGCTGCTCCCCGTCAGCCCGAGGAGGCGGTCGATGACACCGAGTTCATCGATGACCACCATGACCAGCACAGGGACTCTGTCCACACCCGTCTGCGTGCCAATTCGGCCATCATGCAGttccagaagatccttgTTGCCAACCGTGGTGAAATCCCCATTCGTATCTTCCGGACGGCCCACGAGCTGTCCCTGCAGACTGTCGCCGTCTACTCCCACGAGGACCGTCTCTCCATGCACCGTCAGAAGGCCGATGAGGCCTACATGATTGGCAAGCGCGGTCAATATACACCGGTCGGGGCCTACTTGGCCATTGATGAGATCGTCAAGATCGCTCTTGAGCATGGTGTGCACCTGATCCACCCGGGTTATGGTTTCCTGTCCGAGAACGCCGAGTTTGCCCGCAAGGTGGAGCAGAACGGCATGGTTTTCGTCGGCCCTACCCCCCAGACCATTGAGAGCCTTGGTGACAAGGTCTCCGCCCGTCAGCTGGCTATCCGCTGCGACGTGCCCGTCGTGCCCGGTACCCCGGGCCCTGTCGAGCGCTACGAGGAGGTCAAGGCCTTCACCGACACCTACGGCTTCCCCATCATTATCAAGGCCGccttcggtggtggtggtcgtggtatgCGTGTCGTCCGCGACCAGGCCGAACTGCGTGACTCCTTCGAGCGTGCCACCTCCGAGGCCCGCTCTGCCTTTGGCAACGGCACCGTCTTCGTTGAACGTTTCCTCGACCGCCCCAAGCACATTGAAGTCCAGCTGCTGGGTGACAACCACGGCAACGTCGTCCATCTGTTCGAGCGTGACTGCTCCGTCCAGCGTCGTCACCAGAAGGTCGTTGAGATTGCCCCGGCCAAGGATCTGCCTGCCGATGTCCGTGACCGCATCCTGGCTGATGCCGTCAAGCTGGCCAAGTCGGTCAACTACCGCAACGCCGGTACTGCAGAGTTCCTGGTCGACCAGCAGAACCGCTACTACTTCATTGAGATCAACCCCCGTATCCAGGTCGAGCACACCATCACCGAAGAGATCACGGGCATTGATATCGTTGCTGCTCAGATCCAGATTGCGGCTGGTGCTACCCTGGAACAGCTGGGCCTGACCCAGGACCGCATCTCCACTCGTGGATTCGCTATTCAGTGCCGTATCACCACCGAGGACCCCTCCAAGGGCTTCTCCCCCGACACCGGTAAGATCGAGGTCTACCGCTCTGCCGGTGGTAACGGTGTCCGTCTGGATGGTGGAAACGGTTTCGCCGGtgccatcatcactcctCACTACGACTCCATGCTGGTCAAGTGTACCTGCCGTGGTTCTACCTACGAGATCGCCCGCCGCAAGGTCGTTCGTGCCCTGGTCGAGTTCCGTATCCGTGGTGTCAAGACCAACATTCCTTTCCTCACTTCTCTTCTGAGTCACCCTGTCTTCGTCGACGGTACTTGCTGGACCACGTTCATTGATGACACTCCCGAGCTGTTCGCCCTCGTCGGCAGCCAGAACCGTGCCCAGAAACTGCTGGCTTACCTGGGTGATGTGGCTGTCAacggcagcagcatcaagggCCAGATCGGCGAGCCCAAGCTCAAGGGCGATATCATCAAGCCCATCCTGCATGACGCTGCCGGCAAGCCCCTCGACGTCTCTGTCCCCGCTACCAAGGGATGGAAGCAGATCTTGGACAGCGAGGGTCCCGAGGCTTTCGCCCGCGCTGTGCGTGCCAACAAGGGCTGCTTGATCATGGATACTACCTGGCGTGACGCCCACCAGTCGCTGCTGGCCACTCGTGTGCGTACCATTGACCTCCTGAACATCGCCCACGAGACTAGCCACGCCCTCGCCAACGCCTACAGTTTGGAATGCTGGGGTGGTGCCACCTTCGATGTCGCCATGCGCTTCCTGTACGAGGACCCCTGGGACCGTCTTCGCAAGCTGCGCAAGGCCGTTCCCAACATCCCCTTCCAGATGTTGCTCCGTGGTGCCAACGGTGTTGCCTACTCTTCCCTCCCCGACAACGCCATCTACCACTTCTGTAAGCAGGCCAAGAAGTGCGGCGTTGACATCTTCCGTGTCTTCGATGCTCTCAACGACGTTGACCAGCTCGAGGTCGGTATTAAGGCTGTTCACGCTGCTGAGGGTGTTGTCGAGGCTACTATTTGCTACAGTGGTGACATGCTCAACCCCAGCAAGAAGTACAACCTGCCTTACTACCTCGACCTTGTCGACAAGGTGGTTCAGTTCAAGCCCCACGTCTTGGGTATCAAGGACATGGCTGGTGTGCTGAAGCCCCAGGCTGCTCGTCTGCTGATCGGCTCCATCCGCGAGCGCTACCCCGACCTTCCCATCCACGTTCACACCCACGACTCCGCTGGTACCGGTGTGGCTTCTATGATTGCTTGCGCCCAGGCcggtgctgatgctgttgatgCTGCCACGGACAGTCTTTCCGGCATGACCTCCCAGCCCAGCATTGGTGCTATCCTCGCTTCCCTCGAGGGAACCGAGCACGACCCTGGCCTCAACTCGTCCCAGGTGCGCGCTCTTGACACCTACTGGGCCCAGCTGCGTCTCCTGTACTCGCCCTTCGAGGCGGGTCTGACCGGTCCCGACCCCGAGGTCTACGAGCACGAAATCCCCGGTGGTCAGTTGACCAACCTGATCTTCCAGGCCAGCCAGCTTGGTCTGGGCCAGCAGTGGGCTGAGACGAAGAAGGCCTACGAGTCTGCCAACGATCTTTTGGGCGATGTTGTCAAGGTCACTCCCACTTCCAAGGTGGTTGGTGACTTGGCTCAGTTCATGGTCTCGAACAAGTTGACCGCTGAAGATGTGATTGCCCGCGCCGGCGAGCTTGACTTCCCCGGTTCCGTGCTGGAATTCCTCGAGGGTCTCATGGGCCAGCCCTACGGTGGATTCCCCGAGCCTCTGCGCTCTCGCGCTCTGCGTGACCGTCGCAAGCTCGACAAGCGCCCTGGTCTGTACCTTGAGCCCCTTGACctggccaagatcaaggccCAGATCCGGGAGAACTATGGCGCAGCCACCGAGTACGACGTGGCCAGCTATGCCATGTACCCCAAGGTCTTCGAGGATTACAAGAAGTTCGTCGCCAAGTTTGGTGATCTGTCCGTCCTGCCCACGCGTTACTTCTTGGCCAAGCCCGAGATCGGCGAGGAATTCCACgtcgagctggagaaggGTAAGGTGCTGATCCTGAAGTTGTTGGCCATCGGTCCCCTCTCCGAGCAGACCGGTCAGCGCGAGGTCTTCTACGAAGTCAACGGTGAGGTTCGCCAGGTTAGCGTGGACGACAAGAAGGCGTCCGTCGAGAACACCGCCCGCCCCAAGGCCGAGCTGGGTGACAGCAGCCAGGTCGGTGCTCCTATGAGCGGTGTGGTTGTCGAGATTCGTGTCCACGACGGCTTGGAAGTCAAGAAGGGTGACCCCATTGCTGTTCTGAGCGCCATGAAGATG GAAATGGTTATCTCTGCTCCCCACAGTGGCAAGGTCTCCAGCTTGCTGGTCAAGGAAGGTGACTCGGTGGATGGCCAGGATCTCGTGTGCAAGATCGTCAAGGCCTAG